Proteins encoded by one window of Cervus canadensis isolate Bull #8, Minnesota chromosome 18, ASM1932006v1, whole genome shotgun sequence:
- the LOC122420189 gene encoding LOW QUALITY PROTEIN: cationic amino acid transporter 3-like (The sequence of the model RefSeq protein was modified relative to this genomic sequence to represent the inferred CDS: deleted 1 base in 1 codon) — MLRWYVHQFGQKLVRRRPLEPLKEAESRGASLNTLDLVILGVGKIMRAAIYILIGKMVKYITGPAIVICFLVAALFSLLSGLCYAELLARVPRSGSAYLYSYVTMGQLYAFFTGWNLILSLVLGTAILARAWSYIFDSLIGNHISQALQGTFSLYMPHFLAKYPDFLALALVLLFMGLQMLGARDSALFNKVFTGINILVQSFIILSGFIKGDPHNWQLTEQDYTLNTSESRGTSRLGPLGSGGFVPFGFDGVLHGAALCFYAFVGFDAIVSRGEEALNPHWSIPLGITFSIFICFLAYFGVSASLTLVLPYYQIQPDNPLSQTFLHGGWISARYVLSVGIICAITYRLHSAMFPMSQVVYAMAEDGLLFRGLAQVRAHTDIPIMAIMSSGNLAGVMALLFELSDLVDFLSVVTLLAYTLVAFSVLVLRYQPHLKEKTGEDIEMEPEAEGNPLDSVPEAGTSNILKSLWFPTSTTPTQKSGQIVYGCAFLLVLLLTILSLILAQRPSQVFSGDPVLTTVVVLLLLLITGVTVIIWKQPQDPSPLYFKVPALPVLPLVSIFVNIYSMMRMTTGTWALFGIWMVIGFVIYFGYGIGIRHSLKENNELQPPASTSQT, encoded by the exons ATGCTGCGTTGGTATGTTCACCAGTTCGGTCAGAAGCTGGTCCGCAGGCGGCCACTGGAGCCCCTGAAGGAGGCTGAGAGCCGCGGAGCTTCTCTGAACACCCTCGACCTGGTGATCTTGGGTGTGGGCAAGATAATGAGAGCTGCCATCTATATCCTAATTGGTAAAATGGTGAAGTACATAACTGGACCAGCGATCGTCATCTGCTTCTTGGTGGCCGCCTTGTTTTCCCTGCTGTCAGGGCTCTGCTACGCTGAGTTATTGGCCCGGGTACCACGCTCCGGTTCTGCATATCTCTACAGCTATGTCACCATGGGTCAGCTGTACGCCTTCTTCACTGGCTGGAACCTCATCCTGTCCTTAGTCCTTG GCACCGCCATTCTGGCCAGGGCCTGGAGCTACATCTTCGACAGCCTCATTGGGAACCACATCTCTCAAGCATTACAAGGAACTTTCTCTCTGTACATGCCCCACTTCCTGGCCAAGTACCCAGACTTTCTGGCCTTGGCCCtggtgctgctgttcatgg GACTACAGATGCTGGGAGCTCGTGACTCAGCCCTGTTTAACAAAGTGTTCACAGGCATCAACATTTTGGTTCAAAGCTTCATCATCCTCTCGGGTTTCATTAAGGGAGACCCACACAATTGGCAGCTCACGGAACAGGACTACACCTTGAACACGTCTGAATCCAGGGGCACCTCTAG GTTGGGCCCTCTGGGTTCTGGAGGGTTTGTGCCTTTTGGCTTTGACGGGGTTCTCCATGGAGCGGCTCTATGTTTCTACGCATTTGTTGGCTTTGACGCCATTGTCTCTAGAG GCGAAGAAGCCCTAAATCCTCACTGGTCCATCCCCTTGGGCATCACGTTCTCCATCTTCATCTGCTTTTTGGCCTATTTCGGTGTCTCAGCATCCCTCACCCTCGTCCTGCCCTACTACCAGATTCAGCCTGACAACCCCTTATCACAGACATTTCTGCACGGTGGGTGGATTTCTGCCAGATATGTCCTGAGTGTCGGCATCATTTGTGCTATTACATACAG ACTCCACAGTGCCATGTTCCCCATGTCTCAGGTGGTCTACGCGATGGCAGAGGACGGGCTCCTTTTCCGGGGACTTGCCCAGGTCCGTGCCCACACAGACATCCCCATCATGGCCATCATGTCTTCTGGAAACCTCGCAG GGGTCATGGCATTACTCTTCGAGCTCAGTGATCTTGTGGACTTCTTGTCAGTTGTGACCCTGCTTGCTTACACTCTCGTGGCATTTTCAGTCCTTGTCCTCAG ATACCAGCCGCACCTGAAGGAGAAAACAGGGGAGGATATTGAGATGGAGCCTGAAGCTGAAGGAAATCCTTTGGACTCTGTACCTGAAGCAGGAACCTCAAACATCCTGAAGAGTCTGTGGTTCCCTACCAGCACCACCCCCACACAGAAATCTGGCCAGATTGTCTATGGATGTGCCTTCCTGCTCG TTCTCCTGCTGACCATCCTGAGCCTGATCCTGGCCCAGCGGCCCAGCCAGGTGTTCTCTGGAGACCCCGTGCTCACAACAGTggttgtgctgctgctgctgctcatcaCTGGGGTCACGGTCATCATCTGGAAGCAGCCCCAGGACCCCTCtcctctttattttaaa GTCCCTGCTCTGCCTGTCCTCCCACTGGTGAGCATCTTTGTGAACATTTACTCTATGATGAGGATGACCACTGGGACCTGGGCCCTATTTGGCATCTGGATGGTGATTG gatttgtcatatattttggatatggGATC GGGATCCGACACAGCTTGAAGGAGAACAACGAGCTACAGCCACCAGCCTCCACCTCCCAGACTTGA